The following DNA comes from Pirellulales bacterium.
TGGCTGCTGCTGGTTTATGGTTGGCTGGCCGGCCGGTCGTTGGCCGGACCCTGGGGCGGACGTCTGGCCGTCGCCTGGCTGGCCTGCGAGCCGAACCTGCTGGCCCACGCCGCGCTGGCCACGACCGACATCGCCGTCAGCGCCTGCCTGCTGGCCCTGGTCTATCACTTTCGCGCCGGGCGCGAACGATCGTGGTGGCCGCGCGTCGGCCTGCCGGGCTTGTGGTTCGGCGCGGCGCTGCTGGCCAAGGCGTCGGGCATGGTCTTTGGCCCGCTCTGCCTGATCGCCGTCGAAGCCCACCGGATGTGGAACACCCGGCCCTGGCC
Coding sequences within:
- a CDS encoding glycosyltransferase family 39 protein; its protein translation is MGRIDKDRWFDGLWLTACLAASSVWCISAGRQLSATFDEPLYLERGLEVWRTGSHAGLMKLGTMPLAIDGCTLPLYLYERWSATPIDPVRDLNRILPWSRSAALVFWWLLLVYGWLAGRSLAGPWGGRLAVAWLACEPNLLAHAALATTDIAVSACLLALVYHFRAGRERSWWPRVGLPGLWFGAALLAKASGMVFGPLCLIAVEAHRMWNTRPWP